The Acidimicrobiales bacterium genome has a segment encoding these proteins:
- a CDS encoding thiamine pyrophosphate-dependent enzyme, which translates to MSERRVVPTDRPPPPEAGARLVDDFTPHLIDVGTHQLCPGCGEPVAMRSVVEMVAELGLVQRTIAVFGIGCYTAFSNNLDVEVLQALHGRAPSLATGVKRCRPDTIVLTVQGDGDMVNEGLQEVVHAAARGESITCVMLNNGVFGETGGHMTATTVIGQRTKNTLEGRTAAAHGHPIRLSNLLAGVAGVAYVARGAVNTAGNVARTRRMLRRALEVQAAGMGFSFVEILTMCPTGWFIETQEAPAYLSDHLAPVHATGVLKDVGTTGEGGADG; encoded by the coding sequence GTGAGCGAACGACGAGTGGTGCCCACCGACCGGCCGCCGCCTCCGGAGGCCGGGGCCCGGCTGGTCGACGACTTCACCCCGCACCTGATCGACGTCGGCACCCACCAGCTGTGCCCGGGGTGCGGGGAGCCGGTGGCGATGCGCTCGGTCGTCGAGATGGTGGCGGAGCTGGGCCTGGTGCAGCGGACCATCGCCGTGTTCGGGATCGGGTGCTACACGGCGTTCTCCAACAACCTTGACGTCGAGGTGCTCCAGGCCCTGCACGGGCGGGCGCCGTCCCTGGCGACCGGCGTGAAGCGGTGCCGGCCCGACACCATCGTGCTCACCGTGCAGGGGGACGGGGACATGGTGAACGAGGGCCTCCAGGAGGTGGTGCACGCGGCGGCACGCGGCGAGAGCATCACGTGCGTGATGCTCAACAACGGGGTCTTCGGGGAGACCGGGGGCCATATGACGGCCACGACCGTGATCGGCCAGCGGACCAAGAACACCCTCGAGGGCCGCACCGCCGCCGCCCACGGCCACCCCATCCGCCTTTCCAACCTGCTGGCCGGCGTCGCCGGCGTCGCCTACGTGGCACGCGGCGCGGTGAACACGGCCGGGAACGTGGCCCGGACCCGGCGCATGCTCCGGCGGGCGCTCGAGGTCCAAGCCGCCGGGATGGGCTTCTCGTTCGTGGAGATCCTCACCATGTGCCCGACGGGATGGTTCATCGAGACCCAGGAGGCGCCGGCGTACCTGTCGGACCACCTGGCCCCCGTGCACGCGACCGGGGTGCTCAAGGACGTAGGGACAACCGGGGAGGGGGGCGCCGATGGCTGA
- a CDS encoding NAD(P)-dependent oxidoreductase produces MADGAPVTVLAHLAGFGDLMIPALAAAVPDAEFVQVTPGRPPPVPGEILLTLLNDRPDLGPVVSGDVRWIHVLGAGVDGFPLELVGDRVLTCSRGASSVPIAEFVLAEMLAFEKKLPDSWITTPPERWNVADLGGMRGRTLGLIGIGAIGTEVARRALAFDMEVLAARRDPSKPVLPGVRVAPLEEVLGRADHLVITAASTDGTRHLLDARTLGMLKEGVHLVNVARGALIDQDALLAALDRGQVAVASLDVVEPEPLPSGHPFYSHPRVRLSPHISWSAPETARRTVELFIENYQRYRAGQPLEGVVDTAAGY; encoded by the coding sequence ATGGCTGACGGGGCGCCGGTGACGGTGCTGGCCCACCTGGCCGGGTTCGGGGACCTGATGATCCCCGCTCTGGCCGCGGCGGTTCCCGACGCCGAGTTCGTGCAGGTGACGCCGGGCCGGCCCCCGCCCGTGCCGGGCGAGATCCTCCTCACCCTCCTCAACGACCGCCCCGACCTGGGACCGGTCGTGTCGGGGGACGTACGGTGGATCCACGTGCTCGGCGCCGGCGTGGACGGCTTCCCCCTGGAGCTGGTCGGCGACCGGGTGCTCACCTGCTCCCGTGGCGCCAGCTCGGTGCCCATAGCCGAGTTCGTGCTGGCCGAGATGCTGGCGTTCGAGAAGAAGCTTCCCGACAGCTGGATCACTACCCCACCCGAGCGCTGGAACGTGGCCGACCTGGGCGGCATGCGCGGCCGCACCCTCGGGCTGATCGGCATCGGGGCCATCGGCACCGAGGTGGCCCGGCGGGCGCTGGCGTTCGACATGGAGGTGCTGGCGGCGCGGCGGGACCCGAGCAAGCCGGTCCTGCCCGGCGTCCGGGTGGCCCCGCTGGAGGAGGTGCTGGGCCGGGCCGACCACCTCGTGATCACGGCCGCCTCGACGGACGGGACCCGCCACCTACTCGACGCCCGCACCCTCGGCATGCTGAAGGAGGGGGTGCACCTGGTGAACGTCGCCCGGGGGGCGCTGATCGACCAGGACGCCCTCCTGGCCGCCCTCGACCGGGGCCAGGTGGCCGTGGCCTCCCTCGACGTGGTCGAGCCCGAGCCTCTGCCCTCCGGCCATCCCTTCTACTCCCACCCGCGGGTGCGGCTCAGCCCCCACATCTCGTGGAGCGCGCCGGAAACGGCGCGGCGGACCGTCGAGCTGTTCATCGAGAACTACCAGCGCTACCGGGCCGGCCAGCCGCTCGAGGGGGTCGTGGACACCGCCGCCGGGTACTGA